One Oncorhynchus kisutch isolate 150728-3 linkage group LG11, Okis_V2, whole genome shotgun sequence genomic region harbors:
- the pigm gene encoding GPI alpha-1,4-mannosyltransferase I, catalytic subunit, giving the protein MASIMERVLSKLMNKNVLFTVSFLVRLVMVSFGVYQDRTMVVKYTDVDYHVFTDASKFITQGQSPYHRSTYRYTPLLAWILTPNVFLSHVFGKLLFITCDVLSGHLIYLILRQRGLSCEAACRVCSLWLLNPLPAGVSSRGNAESVLTALVLATLLCLELRQLPMAAILYGLAVHMKIYPVTYALPIALSLQRKENVEERGVGWWRRALGFPLRLLNKELFLFAGVAGVVFCGLTVLFYNMYGWDFLQETYLYHLTRRDIRHNFSPYFYMLYLTADSPWSLALGLAAFLPQALLLFLVSLAFHTDLALCCFLHTAIFVSFNKVCTSQYFLWYLCLFPLVLPRLTLSPKQGVKLLALWFAGQGIWLAPAYYLEFEGYNTFLLIWLAGLMFLIINSFIMVQIITHYKPSDTKQRLKAE; this is encoded by the exons ATGGCTTCTATCATGGAACGTGTCCTGTCCAAGCTTATGAATAAAAATGTACTTTTCACTGTGTCGTTTCTCGTACGACTTGTTATGGTCAGTTTTGGCGTCTATCAGGACAGAACTATGGTAGTGAAATACACTGATGTTGATTATCACGTGTTTACAGATGCGTCGAAGTTCATCACGCAG GGCCAGTCTCCATACCACAGATCCACCTACCGCTACACCCCTCTACTAGCATGGATCCTGACCCCTAACGTCTTCCTCAGCCATGTCTTCGGGAAGCTTCTCTTCATCACATGCGACGTGCTCTCAGGCCACCTGATCTACCTTATCCTTCGCCAGCGGGGACTTAGCTGCGAGGCTGCCTGCCGTGTCTGCTCCCTGTGGCTACTCAACCCGTTACCGGCCGGTGTGTCCAGCCGAGGCAACGCCGAGTCGGTCTTAACAGCCCTGGTTCTGGCCACACTGCTCTGCCTGGAGCTGAGGCAGCTCCCCATGGCAGCCATATTGTACGGCCTGGCCGTCCACATGAAAATTTACCCGGTGACTTATGCCCTGCCTATTGCCCTATCCCTACAGAGAAAGGAgaatgtggaggagaggggagtggggtggtggaggagagCTCTTGGGTTTCCCCTCAGGCTATTGAATAAGGAGCTGTTTCTGTTTGCCGGTGTGGCCGGAGTGGTGTTCTGTGGATTGACTGTCCTGTTTTATAACAT GTACGGCTGGGACTTCCTCCAGGAAACCTACCTGTACCACCTGACGCGGAGGGACATCCGCCACAACTTCTCCCCTTACTTCTACATGCTGTACCTGACTGCAGACAGCCCCTGGAGCCTGGCCCTGGGTCTGGCTGCCTTCCTGCCCCAGGCCCTGCTGCTGTTCCTGGTCTCCCTGGCCTTCCACACAGACCTGGCCCTCTGCTGCTTCCTCCACACCGCCATCTTTGTCTCCTTCAACAAAGTTTGCACTTCCCAG tacTTCCTGTGGTATCTATGTCTGTTTCCTCTCGTCCTACCTCGACTGACCCTGTCACCAAAACAAGGAGTAAAACTCTTGGCTCTCTGGTTTGCTGGACAG GGTATATGGTTGGCCCCTGCATACTACCTGGAGTTTGAGGGATACAACACCTTTCTGCTCATTTGGCTGGCTGGACTGATGTTCTTGATCATTAACTCATTCATAATGGTACAGATTATAACCCATTACAAACCATCAGACACTAAGCAGAGATTGAAAGCAGAGTGA